The Campylobacter concisus DNA window TCGCTTCAAATTTTTCCTTTTCGTAGGGCAAACTTATATCTATTTCATTTAAGCTTCTTTCAAATCTCGCCCAAAACCCATCTTTATCAACCATTTTTGAATTTATCACAGGTACAACCTCATAAATTCCATCGCCAAATATAAATCCTCTATCAAAAGCACTAACTTTTGCCTCGTCTTTTTGCAAAAATTCTCCATTTAAAAAGACGGTTTGTAAAGCTTGATCTACCATTTTTAGCTCCTTAAATTTTGGGCAAATTGTATCTAATTTTGTTTGAATTTATAGATTCTTAGATATAATGAGCCAAAATTTCAAAGGTAAAAAGTCTATAAAAAATGCAAGAAACTTTAAAAGATAGAATCATAAAAAACGTTTTTTTTGTTTCAAAACAGCCAGTTTTATTCAGGGATCTACTTGAAGCAAATGCCCTTTTTAACGAAGGTATGCTAATAGATGGAGCAAAGCTAAATTTTAGATTTAACCACATCAAGCTCTATCAGATTTACGCACTTATCTGTTTTGTCATTTTATTTCCATTGTTAATCATCACGCATCATTTTTTAGCAAAAACTGATGCACACATATCGATAATAGCGACTGCTGCCGTTACTTCGGCCGTTTTCATTGGCTTTGATATGTTTAAAGTTTGGGCAAGAAGAGAGATAAGTCACGATCTTATCAAAAAAGCCTGGAGTGTGCATTTTCCATATTTCAGCTATGAAAAATACTCAAGCAAGGTCGAAGAAATTTATAATACTGCTATAAAAAATGACATATTAAAAAAAGATTTAGAACAATATATATATGAAAAGCTAATCTCTCAAAAAGAAAGTAATTAGTAAGTTAAAATAGGCTTTTTTATTGAGCTAATTTTATTTTTGTACAGTTATATACAAAATGGCTATATTATTTGCCAATATAATTGAACCGCAAAAATTTAGATGAGAATAAATAAAAATTTAAATGTTTAGTTATTTCCATTGACGCTCTTGCATATTATTTAAAATTTGATTTTTATAACGTAAATTTTCGAGCTTTATATTAAGAGCTCTATTTTCCTCTAAAAGCATATCTCGCTTACCGCTAATGTCCGCTATATCTCTACTTATATAATAAATTTGATTCGCTATGTAAATTTTTGGCAAAAATATAGCTAGAGCTATAAAAACAGCTAAATAAACCATCACTAATGTCTTAAAGCTTAAATTTACCTCACGTTTTTGCTCCTCGTCGTGAAGTGATAATAGCTCTTCTTTTTCTTGCATCTTTATCCCTTTATCTTAAAAACCCGCAGTTTTGCGCTCTTGCTTCGCGAGTTTATCTTTAGCTCATTTTGGCTTGCTGTTAGTGGCTTTTTTGTCAAAATTTCGCCTAATTCGTGGTTATTTCCGCACTCACATCTATAAACACCAGGTAGGCAGATACAGCTATTAGCCCATTTTTTAAAGCGCTCTTTTACAATCCTATCTTCAAGCGAGTGAAATGTAATAATCGCCACAAGACAATCTTTAAACCCACATTTTTCTATACTATCAAGTAAATTTGTTAGCTCATCTAGCTCACCATTTACCTCTATCCTGATGGCTTGAAAGGCAAGTATAGCAGGGCTAACTCCGCGCCCTTTTATCTGGGCTGTACCTATTAAATTTGCAAGCTCTTTTGCACTCGTTATCTTGCCTAAATTTCTAGCATTTATAATCTTGTTTGCGATCCCGGCAGCATTTTTTAGTTCGCCATAATCTCTAAAAATTCTAACCAACTCATCAAAAGAGTAATCATTTACAACATCATATGCGCTAAAATTTCGCTCTTTGTCCATGCGCATGTCAAGCGTACTTGAGCCAAGACTAAAGCCTCTATCATCTTTATCTATCTGAAGCGAGCTAACGCCGATGTCAGCCAAAATTCCTCTAACATTTAAAATTTCTTCTTGACTTAGCTTGCTAGTCAATTCAGAGAAGTTACTTTTATAAATTTTAACCCTACTGACAAATGGCTCAAGTTTTTTTAGTGAAAAATTTATAGCTTCGTTATCTCTATCACAGGCAATTAAATTTAAATTTTTATTTTGAGACAAAATGGCGCTAGAATGCCCAGCATATCCAAGCGTACAATCTATAAAATTTCCATTTAAATTTTTAAAAAAAGATAGAACTTCATCAAGTAAAACACTGATATGTGGACTTTGCAACACTGCCTCTTTATAGTAAATAGTGTGGAAAATTTATCGAAATTTTACTTAAAAAGCTATCATTACACAAAATTTTACATAAATTTTAAGATAGCTTAAATATAATCGCTTAAACGTAGGAGAAAAAATGGAGCTAGAACACTCAATAAATGAGATAAAAACGATATCACTTTCTATGTTTAGAAAGAATTTTTTTGGCGTCTTTCACGGCTCGATTTCGGCAAGAGTCGAAAAAAATCAATTTATAATCAATAAACAAAATGCCATTTTTGATAATTTAAAAGATGATGATTTGACACTTCTTTCATCAAAAAAAGACTATCGTTGGAATGAAGCTAGTCTTGATGCTGATATACACTTAAATATTTATAAAAATATAAATGAGGCGAGATTTGTTTGCTACGCGATGCCACCATACGCAACTGCCTACGCAATGAAACATGAAAAAATAGTACCGAAAGATTATTTTGGGTATATGAGATTTGATAAAATTTCTGTTTATGATCCAAAACAATATGATGACTGGTATGAACGTGCAGAAACTGAAATTTATAGATATATGCTAGAAAAAAATACAAATATTATTATCGTTAAAGGATATGGCATTTACGCATACAGTAGAAGCCCTCAGCTTCTTGCAAAAGAGATAGCTTTGCTAGAAAATAGTTGCAAATTGCTTCATTTAACTAGTGGTTATAGCGATTATAGTATTT harbors:
- a CDS encoding class II aldolase and adducin N-terminal domain-containing protein, which encodes MELEHSINEIKTISLSMFRKNFFGVFHGSISARVEKNQFIINKQNAIFDNLKDDDLTLLSSKKDYRWNEASLDADIHLNIYKNINEARFVCYAMPPYATAYAMKHEKIVPKDYFGYMRFDKISVYDPKQYDDWYERAETEIYRYMLEKNTNIIIVKGYGIYAYSRSPQLLAKEIALLENSCKLLHLTSGYSDYSI
- the rsmH gene encoding 16S rRNA (cytosine(1402)-N(4))-methyltransferase RsmH; this translates as MQSPHISVLLDEVLSFFKNLNGNFIDCTLGYAGHSSAILSQNKNLNLIACDRDNEAINFSLKKLEPFVSRVKIYKSNFSELTSKLSQEEILNVRGILADIGVSSLQIDKDDRGFSLGSSTLDMRMDKERNFSAYDVVNDYSFDELVRIFRDYGELKNAAGIANKIINARNLGKITSAKELANLIGTAQIKGRGVSPAILAFQAIRIEVNGELDELTNLLDSIEKCGFKDCLVAIITFHSLEDRIVKERFKKWANSCICLPGVYRCECGNNHELGEILTKKPLTASQNELKINSRSKSAKLRVFKIKG